A region from the Stutzerimonas stutzeri genome encodes:
- a CDS encoding YqgE/AlgH family protein, with protein sequence MNATSPSYLKHHFLMAMPHMADPNFAQTLIYLIEHNREGAMGLVVNRPSGLNLADILEQLRPDEPVGLANHQVVVFSGGPVQTDRGFVLHPADAQFQATLGLGELGVTTSQDVLFAIADGVGPTHYFIALGYAGWQPGQLEAELVDNVWLSCPAQPHILFDLPPEQRLTAAAASLGVDLDLLTSQVGHA encoded by the coding sequence ATGAACGCAACCTCGCCCAGCTACCTCAAGCACCACTTCCTGATGGCCATGCCGCACATGGCGGACCCGAACTTTGCCCAGACGCTGATCTACCTGATCGAGCATAACCGGGAGGGGGCGATGGGGCTGGTCGTCAACCGCCCGAGCGGGCTGAATCTGGCGGACATACTCGAACAGTTGCGACCGGACGAGCCCGTCGGCCTGGCGAACCATCAGGTCGTTGTCTTTTCCGGCGGCCCGGTTCAAACGGACCGAGGCTTCGTCCTGCACCCGGCCGACGCGCAGTTTCAGGCGACGCTCGGTCTCGGCGAACTTGGCGTGACCACCTCACAGGACGTGCTGTTCGCCATCGCCGACGGCGTCGGGCCGACGCACTATTTCATCGCGCTCGGCTACGCGGGCTGGCAGCCCGGCCAGCTGGAGGCGGAGCTGGTCGACAACGTCTGGCTGAGCTGCCCGGCGCAACCGCACATCCTGTTCGACCTGCCTCCGGAGCAGCGCCTGACGGCCGCAGCCGCGTCGCTGGGCGTGGACCTCGACCTGCTGACCAGCCAGGTCGGTCACGCATGA
- the pyrR gene encoding bifunctional pyr operon transcriptional regulator/uracil phosphoribosyltransferase PyrR, with product MTLPNPDLLLPEMAAALDQHLSSHGISEPRFIGIHTGGVWVAQALLDLRGRQEALGVLDVSFYRDDFTQNGLHPQVRPSALPFEIDGQHLVLIDDVLMSGRTVRAALNELFDYGRPASVSLVCLLDLNARELPIRPDVVGATLSLPPDQRVKLLGPAPLALEYQTFASAN from the coding sequence ATGACCCTGCCCAACCCCGATCTGCTGCTGCCCGAAATGGCGGCCGCGCTTGATCAGCACCTGAGCAGCCACGGCATCTCGGAACCCCGCTTCATCGGAATCCACACCGGCGGCGTCTGGGTCGCTCAGGCACTGCTGGATTTGCGTGGGCGGCAGGAAGCCCTCGGTGTGCTGGATGTATCGTTTTATCGCGACGACTTCACCCAGAACGGGCTGCATCCGCAGGTCCGTCCCTCGGCGCTGCCCTTCGAGATCGACGGCCAGCACCTGGTGCTGATCGATGACGTATTGATGAGTGGACGCACTGTTCGTGCCGCACTCAACGAGCTGTTCGATTATGGCCGCCCCGCCAGTGTCAGCCTGGTCTGCCTGCTGGACCTCAACGCCCGCGAGCTGCCAATTCGTCCGGACGTGGTCGGCGCCACGCTATCGCTGCCGCCCGACCAGCGCGTCAAGCTGCTTGGCCCCGCACCGCTCGCCCTCGAGTACCAGACTTTCGCTTCCGCCAATTGA
- the gshB gene encoding glutathione synthase, producing the protein MTVRVGIIMDPIAQIAFKKDSSLAMLLAAQARDWTIYYMEQRDLYQLGGEARARMRPLTVFNDPEHWYETGEETDKPLAELDVILMRKDPPFNSEYVYATYLLELAEQAGTLVVNRPQSLRDCNEKFFATQFPQCTPPTLVSRRSDILREFAREQRDIILKPLDEMGGASIFRHREGDPNLSVILEVLTEHGSRQIMAQRYIPAIKDGDKRILMIDGEPVPYCLARIPAAGETRGNLAAGGRGVAQPLSDRDQEIAAIVGPELRKRGLLFVGLDVIGDFLTEINITSPTCIREIDNAFDTRIGERLMDAIADKLTSRSGA; encoded by the coding sequence ATGACCGTTCGCGTCGGGATCATCATGGACCCAATCGCGCAGATCGCCTTCAAGAAGGACAGCTCGCTGGCCATGTTGCTGGCAGCCCAAGCCCGCGACTGGACGATCTACTATATGGAGCAGCGCGACCTTTACCAGCTCGGTGGCGAGGCGCGTGCCCGCATGCGCCCGCTCACCGTCTTCAACGACCCCGAACATTGGTACGAGACAGGGGAAGAAACCGACAAGCCGCTGGCCGAGCTCGACGTCATCCTGATGCGCAAGGATCCGCCGTTTAACAGCGAGTACGTCTACGCCACCTACCTGCTGGAACTTGCCGAACAGGCCGGTACGCTGGTCGTCAATCGCCCGCAGAGCCTGCGCGATTGCAATGAAAAGTTCTTTGCAACGCAATTCCCGCAATGCACGCCACCAACGCTTGTCAGCCGACGGTCCGACATTCTGCGGGAGTTCGCTCGCGAACAGCGTGACATCATTCTCAAACCATTGGATGAGATGGGCGGTGCCTCGATATTCCGTCACCGCGAAGGTGATCCGAACCTCTCGGTGATTCTGGAGGTGCTGACCGAACATGGCAGCCGTCAGATCATGGCGCAGCGCTACATTCCGGCCATCAAGGACGGCGACAAACGCATCCTGATGATCGATGGCGAGCCGGTACCCTATTGCCTGGCACGTATTCCTGCAGCGGGGGAAACCCGTGGCAATCTGGCCGCCGGGGGACGCGGCGTCGCGCAACCGCTTTCCGACCGCGACCAGGAAATCGCCGCTATCGTCGGACCGGAGCTGCGCAAGCGTGGGCTGCTGTTCGTCGGGCTGGACGTGATCGGCGACTTCCTGACCGAAATCAACATCACCAGCCCGACCTGCATTCGGGAAATCGACAATGCATTCGACACCCGGATCGGCGAGCGCCTGATGGACGCCATTGCCGATAAGCTGACCAGCCGTTCAGGCGCTTAG
- a CDS encoding protein-glutamate O-methyltransferase, which translates to MQPSVDWSLRPLADMSSAEFNDWQALLEERSGLVVTEQRRTFLQANLSSRMREIGVTDYASYYRQVTDGPRGAVEWSTLMDRLTVQETRFFRHPPSFALLSDYMRQRHESRDHAERPWSLWSVGCASGEETYSLAICAAEALDHGQAEATFGVIGTDISLSALARSREGLYSQRRLEQVVPDLRNRYFQQCADDRFQVIPSLASRVCFARLNVLELAGAPMSDMDVIFCQNLLIYFRRWRRREILNRLVERLVPGGLLVIGAGEVVGWQHPELTPVADSQVLAFIRKSL; encoded by the coding sequence ATGCAGCCAAGTGTTGACTGGTCATTGAGACCCTTGGCCGATATGTCGTCAGCCGAATTTAACGACTGGCAGGCCTTGCTCGAAGAGCGCTCGGGCCTCGTGGTTACCGAGCAGCGTCGAACGTTCCTCCAGGCGAACCTGAGCAGTCGCATGCGCGAAATCGGAGTGACTGACTATGCCAGCTACTATCGCCAGGTGACCGACGGTCCCCGGGGCGCGGTGGAATGGTCGACCCTGATGGATCGCCTGACAGTTCAGGAAACGCGCTTCTTTCGCCACCCACCGTCGTTCGCGCTGCTTAGTGACTATATGCGGCAGCGCCACGAGTCGCGTGATCACGCGGAGCGGCCCTGGTCGTTATGGAGCGTGGGATGTGCCAGCGGCGAGGAAACCTACTCGCTCGCGATCTGCGCCGCCGAGGCGCTGGACCATGGGCAAGCCGAGGCGACGTTTGGTGTGATCGGTACCGACATCAGCCTCAGCGCCTTGGCGCGTTCGCGCGAGGGCTTGTACAGCCAGCGGCGCCTCGAACAGGTGGTTCCCGACCTGCGCAATCGATATTTCCAGCAGTGTGCGGACGACCGATTCCAGGTAATACCGAGTCTGGCGTCCCGTGTTTGCTTTGCCAGGCTTAATGTCCTGGAGCTGGCTGGCGCGCCAATGTCCGATATGGACGTCATTTTTTGTCAGAACCTGTTGATCTACTTCCGTCGCTGGCGCCGCCGCGAAATCCTCAATCGCCTGGTCGAACGCCTGGTGCCGGGGGGCTTGTTGGTAATCGGCGCAGGTGAAGTGGTCGGCTGGCAGCACCCGGAGCTGACGCCCGTGGCTGATAGTCAGGTTCTGGCCTTTATCCGGAAAAGTTTATGA
- a CDS encoding dihydroorotase, with product MPTEILDARLIDPASGRDEVTNIYCQDGKVVGIGQPPAGFAAAHTLNAQGLVAAPGLVDLSVALREPGYSRKGNIASETLAATAGGITSLCCPPATKPVLDTAAVAELILDRARESGHAKVFPIGALTRNLAGEQLAELVALRDAGCVAFGNGLTEFTNHRNLSRALEYAATFDLTVVIHSQDADLAAGGLAHEGPAAAFLGLAGIPETAETVALARNLLLVEQTGVRAHFSQLTTARGARMIADAQARGLPVTADVAMYQLILTDEALHGFSSLYHVQPPLRSAADREGLREAVRTGVISAISSHHQPHEADAKQAPFGETEPGISSAEILLPLALTLVDDGLLDLPTLLARLSSGPATALQLPAGQLAVGTAADLVLFDPHGSTLAGEVWRSRGRNCPFIGHCLPGAVRYTIVDGRVAFQG from the coding sequence ATGCCAACCGAAATTCTCGACGCCCGCCTGATCGACCCCGCCAGCGGCCGTGACGAGGTCACCAATATCTACTGCCAGGACGGCAAGGTCGTGGGCATTGGGCAACCCCCTGCCGGCTTCGCAGCGGCGCACACGCTCAACGCACAAGGGTTGGTAGCGGCACCGGGCCTGGTCGATCTGTCCGTCGCGCTGCGCGAACCGGGCTATAGCCGCAAGGGCAACATCGCCAGCGAGACGCTAGCCGCCACCGCTGGCGGCATCACCAGCCTGTGCTGCCCGCCCGCCACCAAGCCGGTGCTGGACACCGCGGCAGTCGCCGAACTGATCCTCGACCGCGCCCGCGAATCCGGGCATGCCAAGGTGTTTCCGATCGGCGCCCTGACGCGCAACCTGGCGGGCGAGCAGCTCGCCGAGCTGGTGGCGTTGCGCGATGCCGGCTGCGTCGCCTTCGGCAACGGCCTGACCGAGTTCACCAATCATCGGAACCTGAGCCGGGCACTGGAATATGCCGCGACCTTCGATCTGACGGTGGTCATCCACTCCCAGGACGCCGATCTGGCCGCTGGCGGACTGGCTCACGAAGGGCCTGCGGCAGCGTTTCTCGGCCTGGCGGGAATTCCAGAGACGGCCGAAACCGTCGCCTTGGCGCGCAACCTGCTGCTGGTCGAGCAAACTGGCGTGCGCGCGCACTTCAGCCAACTCACCACCGCGCGCGGCGCTCGGATGATCGCCGACGCCCAGGCCCGCGGGCTACCGGTCACGGCCGACGTGGCGATGTATCAGCTGATCCTGACCGATGAAGCCTTGCATGGCTTCTCCAGTCTTTATCATGTGCAGCCGCCGCTGCGCAGCGCAGCCGACCGCGAAGGCCTGCGAGAGGCGGTCAGAACCGGTGTTATCTCGGCCATTTCCAGCCACCACCAGCCCCATGAGGCGGATGCCAAACAGGCGCCGTTCGGCGAGACCGAGCCAGGTATCAGCAGCGCGGAAATCCTGCTCCCGCTGGCCCTCACGCTGGTGGACGACGGCTTACTCGATCTGCCGACCTTGCTGGCTCGTCTGAGCAGCGGTCCGGCCACGGCACTGCAACTGCCGGCCGGCCAGTTGGCAGTCGGCACGGCCGCGGACCTGGTCCTGTTCGATCCGCACGGCTCGACGCTGGCCGGCGAAGTCTGGCGCTCCAGGGGGCGTAACTGCCCCTTCATAGGCCACTGCCTGCCTGGAGCGGTGCGCTATACCATCGTCGATGGCCGAGTAGCCTTCCAGGGCTGA
- a CDS encoding energy transducer TonB, with protein MNAATRRPIPAHSDVRPADRLGFTLFLAAVLHAALILGLGFSLSAPKQTSKTLEITLSTFKSEDKPKEADFLAQDNQQGSGTLEHKASPKTTEQAPFQDTQVRKVTPASAPPPSRRNESPKTMVATRAPQPEKAPAKAADNKPKPQAPPAPVYDSSQLSSEIASLEAELAQQVEQYAKRPRVSRQNSAATMRDISAWYRDEWRKKVERIGNLNYPDEARRQRIYGSLRMLVIVDRNGAVQELRVLESSGQAVLDEAAMRIVRLAAPFAPFSGELAQKFDQVEIIRTWRFERGDRLSSR; from the coding sequence ATGAACGCCGCAACTCGCCGACCCATTCCTGCCCATTCCGATGTCCGTCCGGCGGATCGTCTCGGCTTTACGCTATTTCTCGCCGCCGTGTTGCATGCGGCGTTGATTCTGGGGCTCGGCTTCAGCCTGTCCGCGCCCAAGCAGACCAGCAAGACGCTGGAAATCACCTTGTCCACCTTCAAGAGCGAAGACAAGCCGAAGGAAGCCGATTTCCTCGCGCAGGACAACCAGCAAGGCAGCGGCACGCTGGAACACAAGGCATCGCCGAAAACCACCGAGCAAGCGCCTTTCCAGGACACCCAGGTACGCAAGGTCACACCTGCTTCCGCCCCGCCTCCGAGCCGCCGCAACGAGTCGCCGAAGACCATGGTTGCCACTCGTGCACCTCAGCCGGAAAAAGCGCCGGCAAAGGCTGCGGACAACAAACCGAAACCGCAGGCGCCGCCAGCCCCGGTATATGACAGCTCGCAGCTCAGCTCGGAAATTGCCAGTCTCGAGGCCGAACTGGCCCAGCAGGTCGAGCAGTACGCCAAAAGGCCGCGCGTCAGTCGCCAGAACAGCGCGGCGACGATGCGCGACATCAGCGCCTGGTATCGCGATGAATGGCGCAAGAAGGTCGAACGCATCGGCAATCTCAACTACCCCGACGAAGCACGCCGTCAACGCATCTACGGCAGCCTGCGCATGCTGGTGATCGTCGATCGCAACGGCGCGGTCCAGGAACTCCGCGTGTTGGAGTCTTCCGGGCAAGCCGTGCTCGACGAGGCGGCCATGCGCATCGTCCGGCTCGCCGCGCCCTTCGCCCCCTTTTCCGGCGAGCTGGCGCAGAAGTTCGATCAGGTCGAAATCATCAGAACCTGGCGCTTCGAGCGGGGCGACCGGCTGTCGAGCCGCTGA
- a CDS encoding chemotaxis protein CheW, producing MSDSPTPFQRLLEIDSRCRALAAGLPSQQEAVQTWAGIGFRMGGRLFVAPMGEVGEILHEPRYTLLPGVKTWVKGVANVRGRLLPVMDLCGYFGLELSPLRKQRRVLVVDHQDVFAGLTVDEVFGMQHFPVDTFSEQLPPVEASIQPFIHGVFQREQPWLVFSPHALAAHQTFLDVAY from the coding sequence ATGTCGGATTCGCCTACGCCGTTTCAGCGACTCCTGGAGATCGATAGCCGCTGCCGAGCGTTGGCTGCCGGGCTACCTTCACAACAGGAGGCCGTCCAGACGTGGGCGGGGATCGGTTTTCGAATGGGGGGGCGATTGTTTGTCGCTCCGATGGGGGAGGTCGGCGAAATACTTCATGAGCCGCGCTACACCTTGCTGCCCGGCGTGAAAACCTGGGTCAAGGGTGTTGCCAACGTTCGTGGCAGGTTGTTGCCGGTCATGGATCTGTGCGGCTATTTCGGTCTCGAACTGTCTCCGCTGCGTAAACAGCGGCGGGTGCTGGTCGTCGATCACCAGGATGTGTTCGCCGGTTTGACGGTCGACGAAGTCTTCGGCATGCAGCACTTCCCGGTGGATACGTTCTCCGAGCAGCTGCCGCCGGTCGAGGCGTCGATTCAACCCTTCATTCATGGAGTCTTCCAGCGCGAGCAACCCTGGCTGGTGTTCAGTCCTCATGCGCTGGCCGCGCATCAGACCTTTCTGGACGTGGCGTATTGA
- a CDS encoding NINE protein produces MRQNTHSTFIGYLLWIFGFLGSHRFYYGKPITGTLWFFTFGLFFVGWIIDLFLIPSMDREADLRFQPGPIDYTVAWILLTFLGVFGVHRMYQGKWITGLIYLCTGGLFFVGVLYDFWTLNSQISMRNMEKRW; encoded by the coding sequence ATGCGGCAGAACACCCACAGCACCTTCATCGGCTATCTCCTGTGGATTTTCGGATTCCTCGGTTCCCACCGCTTTTACTACGGCAAGCCGATCACCGGCACCCTCTGGTTCTTCACGTTCGGCTTGTTCTTCGTCGGCTGGATCATCGACCTTTTTCTGATTCCGTCGATGGACCGGGAGGCCGACCTGCGCTTTCAGCCCGGCCCGATCGACTACACCGTCGCCTGGATCCTGCTGACCTTTCTCGGCGTGTTCGGCGTGCACCGGATGTACCAGGGCAAATGGATTACCGGCCTGATCTACCTGTGCACCGGCGGGCTGTTCTTCGTCGGCGTGCTCTATGATTTCTGGACGCTGAACAGCCAGATATCGATGCGCAACATGGAAAAGCGCTGGTAA
- the ruvX gene encoding Holliday junction resolvase RuvX: protein MSALRLLLGFDYGTKQIGVAVGQAITGQARELCVLKAQNGVPDWSRIEALLREWQPDALVVGLPLNMDGSASEMSARAEKFARRLNGRFNLPVFTHDERLTTYEAKGERLRGGQQGGYRERPVDALAAALLLEGWLTAQPRA, encoded by the coding sequence ATGAGCGCCCTGCGTCTATTGCTCGGATTCGACTATGGCACCAAGCAGATCGGCGTCGCGGTCGGTCAGGCCATCACCGGCCAGGCCCGCGAACTCTGCGTACTCAAGGCGCAGAACGGTGTGCCCGACTGGTCGCGGATCGAGGCCCTGCTGCGCGAATGGCAACCTGACGCGCTGGTGGTCGGCCTGCCGCTTAACATGGATGGCAGCGCCAGCGAGATGAGCGCCCGCGCGGAGAAATTCGCGCGCCGGCTCAATGGCCGTTTCAACCTGCCGGTGTTCACCCACGACGAGCGTTTGACCACTTACGAAGCCAAAGGCGAGCGCCTGCGTGGCGGACAGCAGGGTGGCTACCGCGAGCGGCCAGTCGATGCCCTCGCCGCGGCACTGTTGCTCGAAGGCTGGTTGACCGCACAACCGCGCGCCTGA
- a CDS encoding methyl-accepting chemotaxis protein — MKKMNANALLAGVRSNTLIAGLFILLIVSMVLLFVNFAYINTQADYDNEYIGHAGELRVLSQRIAKNAVEAAAGTAEAFDSLKEARNDFSERWGYLSEGDERIGLPAVPQSLQAEVAAVQQDWDTLRQNTDAILASKQTVLSLHQVAATLAETIPQLQVEYEEVVDILLESGAPAAQVSVAQRQSLLAERILGSVNKVLSGDQDSVQAADMFGRDASLFGRVLSAMLEGNEAMGISRVNDAEALDRLAAISELFQFVSGSVDEILETSPELFQVRESSNSIFEVSQTLLDKTSALTQGLQSRADARYVNALAGYVLGALALASILLIGLVMVQETRRRLSETAEKNERNQTAILRLLDEIGDLADGDLTVAATVTEDFTGAIADSINYSIDQLRDLVETINQTAVQVSGAAQETQATAMHLAEASEHQAQEIAGASAAINEMAVSIDQVSANAAESSAVAERSVAIANKGNEVVHNTITGMDNIREQIQDTSKRIKRLGESSQEIGDIVSLINDIADQTNILALNAAIQASMAGDAGRGFAVVADEVQRLAERSSAATKQIEALVKTIQTDTNEAVISMEQTTSEVVRGARLAQDAGVALEEIEKVSKSLAALIQNISNAARQQASSAGHISNTMNVIQEITSQTSSGTTATAKSIGNLAKMANEMRHSVSGFTLPTTQDQA, encoded by the coding sequence ATGAAAAAAATGAACGCGAATGCACTGCTGGCTGGGGTACGTAGCAATACGTTGATCGCCGGGCTGTTTATCCTTCTGATCGTGTCGATGGTGTTGCTGTTCGTGAACTTCGCGTACATCAATACTCAAGCCGACTATGACAACGAATACATCGGACACGCAGGCGAGCTGCGAGTTCTGTCTCAGCGCATCGCAAAGAACGCCGTAGAGGCGGCCGCCGGTACCGCGGAAGCGTTCGACTCGCTGAAAGAGGCACGCAACGACTTCAGCGAGCGTTGGGGTTACCTCTCCGAAGGTGATGAGCGCATCGGTTTGCCAGCGGTTCCTCAGTCGCTACAGGCCGAAGTCGCCGCGGTGCAGCAAGACTGGGACACCTTGCGTCAGAACACCGACGCGATTCTTGCCAGTAAGCAAACGGTACTGTCGCTGCATCAGGTCGCGGCAACCCTGGCCGAAACCATTCCTCAGCTGCAGGTCGAGTACGAGGAAGTAGTGGACATTCTGCTGGAAAGCGGTGCACCAGCCGCTCAGGTGTCCGTGGCGCAGCGGCAGTCGCTTCTGGCGGAGCGGATTCTGGGCTCTGTGAACAAGGTGCTTTCCGGTGACCAGGACTCCGTGCAGGCTGCCGACATGTTCGGGCGTGATGCGAGTTTGTTCGGTCGTGTGCTCAGCGCGATGCTCGAGGGCAACGAAGCCATGGGCATCAGCCGGGTAAACGACGCCGAAGCGCTGGATCGTCTGGCTGCGATTTCCGAGCTGTTCCAGTTCGTATCCGGCTCGGTGGACGAGATTCTTGAAACCTCACCGGAACTGTTCCAGGTGCGCGAGTCGTCGAACAGCATTTTCGAGGTCTCGCAGACCCTGCTGGACAAGACATCGGCGCTGACTCAGGGCCTTCAGAGCCGTGCGGACGCTCGATACGTCAACGCGCTGGCCGGTTATGTGCTCGGTGCGCTGGCGCTGGCCTCGATCCTGTTGATCGGCCTGGTCATGGTTCAGGAAACCCGCCGTCGGTTGAGCGAGACGGCCGAAAAGAACGAGCGTAACCAGACGGCGATTCTACGACTGCTCGACGAAATCGGCGACCTGGCGGACGGTGACCTGACGGTGGCGGCAACCGTGACCGAAGACTTCACGGGTGCCATCGCCGACTCGATCAACTACTCCATCGACCAGCTGCGTGATCTGGTCGAAACGATCAACCAGACGGCCGTACAGGTGTCCGGTGCTGCGCAGGAAACCCAGGCGACCGCCATGCACCTGGCCGAGGCTTCCGAACACCAGGCCCAGGAAATCGCCGGGGCGTCTGCGGCGATCAACGAGATGGCCGTTTCGATTGACCAGGTATCGGCCAACGCCGCCGAATCCTCCGCGGTAGCCGAGCGCTCGGTAGCAATCGCCAACAAGGGCAACGAAGTGGTGCACAACACCATCACCGGCATGGATAACATCCGTGAACAGATCCAGGACACCTCCAAGCGCATCAAGCGTCTGGGTGAATCGTCCCAGGAGATCGGTGACATCGTCAGCCTGATCAATGACATTGCCGATCAGACCAACATCCTCGCGTTGAACGCGGCCATTCAGGCCTCTATGGCCGGCGATGCGGGCCGAGGCTTCGCCGTGGTTGCGGACGAGGTGCAGCGGCTTGCGGAACGCTCGTCTGCGGCGACCAAGCAGATCGAGGCGCTGGTCAAGACGATTCAGACGGATACCAATGAAGCGGTAATCTCGATGGAGCAGACGACCTCCGAAGTGGTACGTGGGGCGCGTCTGGCTCAGGACGCCGGTGTCGCGCTGGAAGAGATCGAGAAGGTATCCAAGAGCCTGGCGGCACTCATCCAGAACATTTCCAACGCCGCGCGGCAGCAGGCTTCGTCGGCCGGCCATATCTCCAATACCATGAACGTCATTCAGGAAATCACGTCGCAGACATCGTCAGGCACCACCGCCACTGCGAAGAGCATTGGTAACCTCGCGAAGATGGCCAATGAAATGCGTCACTCGGTATCCGGCTTCACGTTGCCGACGACGCAGGACCAGGCCTGA
- the pilG gene encoding twitching motility response regulator PilG: MEQHSEGLKVMVIDDSKTIRRTAETLLKKVGCDVITAVDGFDALAKIADSHPRIIFVDIMMPRLDGYQTCALIKNNSSFKSTPVIMLSSKDGLFDKAKGRIVGSDQYLTKPFSKEELLGAIKAHVPDFAPVEQVS; encoded by the coding sequence ATGGAACAGCACTCCGAGGGCTTGAAGGTCATGGTGATCGACGATTCGAAAACGATTCGTCGCACCGCCGAAACGCTACTGAAAAAAGTAGGTTGTGATGTGATCACGGCGGTGGATGGCTTCGATGCGCTCGCCAAGATTGCCGATAGTCACCCGCGCATCATTTTCGTCGATATCATGATGCCCCGGCTGGATGGTTATCAGACCTGCGCGTTGATCAAGAACAACAGCTCGTTCAAATCCACTCCGGTCATCATGCTGTCTTCCAAGGATGGCCTGTTCGACAAGGCCAAGGGGCGTATCGTGGGGTCCGATCAATACCTCACCAAGCCTTTCAGCAAAGAAGAGTTGCTCGGTGCCATCAAGGCCCACGTGCCTGATTTCGCACCGGTAGAGCAAGTATCCTGA
- a CDS encoding aspartate carbamoyltransferase catalytic subunit — MTPTDAKRPLQLNDHGQLRHFLSLDGLPRALLTEILDTADSFLEVGARAVKKVPLLRGKTVCNVFFENSTRTRTTFELAAKRLSADVITLNVSTSSTSKGETLTDTLRNLEAMAADMFVVRHADSGAAHFIAEQVCPDVAVINGGDGRHAHPTQGMLDMLTIRRHKGDFEKLSVAIVGDILHSRVARSNMLALRTLGCPDIRVIGPKTLLPIGLEQYGVNVYHDMNEGLRDVDVVIMLRLQRERMQGGLLPSEGEFYRLYGLTTQRMALAKPDAIVMHPGPINRGVEIESAVADGSQSVILNQVTYGIAVRMAVLSMAMSGQTAQRQVDNEQALEEQN; from the coding sequence ATGACGCCCACCGACGCCAAGCGCCCGCTCCAGCTGAACGACCACGGTCAGCTGCGCCATTTCCTGTCCCTGGATGGCCTCCCGCGCGCACTGCTTACCGAAATTCTCGATACCGCCGACTCTTTTCTCGAAGTAGGCGCCAGGGCGGTCAAGAAGGTCCCTTTGCTGCGCGGCAAGACGGTGTGCAACGTCTTCTTCGAGAACTCGACGCGCACCCGCACGACCTTCGAGCTGGCCGCCAAGCGGCTTTCGGCGGACGTGATCACGCTGAATGTCTCGACCTCGTCGACCAGCAAGGGCGAAACCCTGACCGACACGCTGCGCAACCTTGAAGCCATGGCCGCCGACATGTTCGTCGTTCGCCATGCCGATTCCGGTGCCGCGCATTTCATCGCCGAGCAGGTCTGCCCCGATGTGGCTGTGATCAACGGCGGGGATGGGCGCCACGCGCATCCGACCCAAGGCATGCTCGACATGCTCACCATTCGCCGCCACAAGGGTGACTTCGAGAAGCTATCGGTCGCGATTGTCGGCGACATCCTGCATTCGCGGGTGGCTCGCTCCAATATGCTCGCCCTGCGCACCCTCGGCTGCCCGGACATCCGCGTCATCGGCCCGAAAACCCTGCTACCGATAGGGTTGGAACAATACGGCGTGAATGTCTATCACGACATGAACGAGGGCCTGCGCGATGTCGACGTGGTGATCATGTTGCGCCTGCAGCGCGAGCGTATGCAGGGCGGACTGCTGCCCAGCGAAGGCGAGTTCTATCGCCTCTACGGCCTGACCACGCAGCGCATGGCGCTGGCCAAACCGGACGCCATCGTCATGCATCCGGGGCCGATCAACCGCGGCGTCGAAATCGAGTCCGCCGTGGCGGACGGCAGCCAGTCGGTCATTCTCAATCAGGTCACCTATGGCATCGCGGTGCGCATGGCGGTGCTGTCCATGGCCATGAGCGGGCAAACAGCCCAACGGCAAGTCGACAATGAACAGGCGCTCGAGGAGCAGAACTGA
- the pilH gene encoding twitching motility response regulator PilH, with protein sequence MARVLIVDDSPTEMYKLTAMLEKHGHVVLKAENGADGVALARQEKPDAVLMDIVMPGLNGFQATRQLTKDAETSHIPVIIVTTKDQETDKVWGKRQGAKDYLTKPVDEATLLKTLNAVLGG encoded by the coding sequence ATGGCTCGCGTTCTGATTGTTGATGACTCGCCGACCGAGATGTACAAGCTGACAGCCATGCTCGAAAAGCATGGTCATGTCGTTCTGAAAGCCGAAAACGGTGCCGACGGTGTAGCGCTGGCTCGCCAGGAAAAACCGGACGCCGTATTGATGGATATCGTCATGCCGGGCCTGAATGGCTTTCAGGCCACTCGCCAGCTGACCAAAGATGCTGAAACCAGTCACATTCCGGTGATCATTGTGACGACCAAGGACCAGGAAACCGATAAGGTCTGGGGCAAGCGCCAGGGCGCGAAGGATTACCTGACCAAGCCGGTCGATGAAGCGACACTGCTGAAGACTCTGAACGCCGTGCTTGGCGGCTAA